The Pseudofrankia inefficax genome window below encodes:
- a CDS encoding nSTAND1 domain-containing NTPase: MQQPLGPTGLPADSQALIICPGRPPEPGAAQVVATARRGADALRRGLIGPGALAESRVQLVDAPRTAVDVAMALTLAGTVPRDVLLVCWLGPVAPPDGGEPLLVVGTGPDAERSGTLRFGQLLALTAASPARRRVVLVDGWRLGSDSAVTARPDEDLAAGFAEVAGRYGDELELLVAVSPGGPGFGAGPLPPAVASVDQLLTAGDPDGPEQLTVGGVFATAHRRLAAAGVVSATHLAGPAAGETPLARNLARVTRTDAGRAEATVLLADPAPAGPVPAAAELAPVASPYPGLAAFDAGSERYFFGRAETVAEVLAALRDRPADAGPLVLVGASGAGKSSVLRAGVLPALRRGELGRAVAAGPQVLFTPTERPLDELAARVAEAIAPPGLAGVIRDAVRTDPRRLAQIVVDLVARAAAPYDPAVTTPPGPADSVEPTAEPPRARLVVAVDQFEETFTLAGDTLAGDTLGGDTLGGDEAQRAGFVAALAALAAPGPAGEPAPAVVLLAVRGDFYLRCVGYPELAHALARGQVVVGPMRREEIRAAVVRPATAVGLTVSPALVELILDDLAADEDAGDAGSGSLPLLAHALRATWERRAAGTLTVDAYRAVGRLGGALAKTADDWFTGLDAAGQETAHGLLLGLVRVGEVGEATRRPRPRAALLAEVSAPGAPAVLDALIRGRLVEADENRVQLTHEALVRAWPRLREWVELDRAGALVRQRLDDGGQEWESHGRDPSLLIRGQRLTGARDWVEAGGRRRTLASPAAEFYDASVDRERAEAEQARRRTRRLRSLVAALTVLVLVATGTSVFAFNRRAAARTAENAAVTANATALSAHIAGVAETVAANNSEVAAQLAIAADRTADTPDAKTAILGASSPVRLLHAHDGSIGTVAWSPNGRVVASGSDDGMVKLWDVTHLPAVRPLGGELRQGDAKSTHAVKSVTFDDTGRLLAVGTANGDVKIYTVTNPAAPVLRDTLPTAPLDGGGVFALAFGAHGDVLAVGGYGGSAVRLYDVGVPGAPRLLSTLNGSAEQVRALAFNPDGTLLVTGSEDGYAYLWDVTDAASPLQLQTLATPPAATAATSDIRAVAFSPTGRELAVGTSYDDVLRFTVDGKAATPATTLAANNTQVSSLGYVDGQTLGVVEAGAGVGLSLFRPGEFSYLVPTPTSKNDVAAFYTLPQPSTPWSFAADPRDDHWIVTAGSDGALRWARWNDGIAAGGEVPQFLFPRSNTSIALVTSLDTLEIYDFAPDPGHLPAPTLRTAADLTAGSAYAPFAGDLAARSGLLAVAASDRVTLWDVSDAAIARWPSRTRSDPPAKIAPLASIPRTAGTTTDVTLSPDGRRLAIGTPGGLELWDITTRTAPKLIGRQPAAHKSTGLVRVAFSPDSRWLASTSNDKVLKIWDVGRGLAGGPTGTLTLPAGQNAVAFSPKGAIVALGGQDNRVRLVDVADPARPRVAGTSTSQAFQVLAIIFSPDGRALVAGGAEDIRVWDVTNPADPRWTLSLPAIRGLNYPFTFASFLGGGRYLVVGRNYAVASLYDLDIGQDLNRLCAGLGDVITREEWDTYLNGVPYARPCGAA, from the coding sequence GTGCAGCAGCCGCTCGGTCCGACCGGCCTGCCGGCGGACTCCCAGGCACTGATCATCTGTCCGGGCCGGCCCCCGGAGCCGGGCGCGGCGCAGGTCGTCGCGACCGCCCGGCGCGGCGCCGACGCGTTGCGCCGCGGCCTCATCGGGCCGGGCGCGCTGGCCGAGAGCCGCGTGCAGCTCGTCGACGCGCCCCGCACGGCCGTCGACGTGGCGATGGCGCTCACCCTGGCGGGCACGGTCCCCCGCGACGTCCTGCTGGTGTGCTGGCTCGGCCCGGTGGCGCCGCCGGACGGTGGTGAGCCGCTGCTGGTCGTCGGCACGGGGCCCGACGCCGAGCGGTCCGGGACGCTGCGCTTCGGCCAGCTGCTGGCCCTGACCGCCGCCTCCCCGGCCCGGCGCAGGGTCGTGCTGGTGGACGGGTGGCGCCTCGGTTCCGACTCCGCGGTCACGGCCAGGCCGGACGAGGACCTGGCCGCGGGGTTCGCCGAGGTCGCCGGCCGCTACGGCGACGAGCTGGAGCTGCTGGTCGCGGTCAGCCCCGGCGGACCGGGTTTCGGCGCCGGGCCGCTCCCGCCGGCCGTCGCCTCCGTCGACCAGCTGCTGACGGCTGGCGACCCGGACGGCCCCGAGCAGCTGACCGTCGGCGGGGTGTTCGCGACGGCCCACCGGCGGCTGGCCGCGGCCGGCGTCGTCAGCGCGACCCACCTGGCCGGGCCGGCCGCCGGCGAGACCCCGCTCGCGCGCAACCTCGCCCGGGTCACCAGGACCGACGCGGGGCGGGCCGAGGCGACGGTCCTGCTCGCGGACCCGGCGCCCGCCGGGCCGGTGCCCGCCGCGGCCGAGCTGGCGCCGGTGGCCTCCCCCTACCCGGGCCTCGCCGCGTTCGACGCCGGCTCGGAGCGGTACTTCTTCGGCCGGGCGGAGACCGTCGCCGAGGTGCTCGCCGCGCTGCGGGACCGGCCGGCGGACGCGGGGCCGCTGGTGCTGGTCGGTGCCTCGGGCGCCGGGAAGTCCTCGGTGCTGCGGGCCGGCGTGCTCCCGGCGCTGCGCCGCGGCGAGCTGGGCCGCGCCGTGGCCGCCGGGCCCCAGGTGCTGTTCACCCCGACCGAGCGCCCGCTCGACGAGCTGGCCGCCCGGGTCGCCGAGGCAATCGCCCCACCAGGGCTCGCCGGGGTGATCAGAGACGCCGTGCGGACCGATCCGCGCCGGCTCGCGCAGATCGTCGTCGACCTGGTGGCCCGCGCCGCCGCTCCGTACGACCCGGCCGTGACGACGCCGCCGGGCCCGGCGGACTCGGTGGAACCCACCGCCGAGCCGCCGCGGGCCCGGCTGGTCGTCGCGGTCGACCAGTTCGAGGAGACGTTCACCCTGGCCGGCGACACCCTGGCCGGCGACACCCTGGGCGGCGACACCCTGGGCGGCGACGAGGCGCAGCGGGCCGGCTTCGTCGCGGCGCTGGCCGCGCTCGCGGCTCCGGGACCGGCCGGCGAGCCGGCGCCCGCCGTCGTGCTGCTCGCGGTGCGCGGCGACTTCTACCTGCGCTGCGTCGGCTACCCGGAGCTGGCCCACGCGCTGGCGCGCGGCCAGGTCGTCGTCGGGCCGATGCGCCGCGAGGAGATCCGCGCGGCCGTGGTCCGGCCGGCGACCGCCGTCGGGCTCACCGTCTCCCCCGCGCTCGTCGAGCTGATCCTCGACGACCTGGCGGCCGACGAGGACGCCGGCGACGCCGGTTCCGGGTCGCTGCCGCTGCTCGCGCACGCCCTGCGGGCCACCTGGGAGCGCCGCGCCGCCGGGACGCTGACCGTCGACGCCTACCGCGCGGTCGGCCGGCTCGGCGGCGCGCTCGCCAAGACCGCCGACGACTGGTTCACCGGCCTGGACGCCGCCGGCCAGGAGACAGCGCACGGCCTGCTGCTCGGCCTGGTCCGCGTCGGCGAGGTCGGCGAGGCGACCAGGCGCCCCCGGCCGCGCGCGGCGCTGCTGGCCGAGGTCTCGGCCCCCGGGGCACCCGCCGTGCTGGACGCGCTGATCCGCGGCCGGCTGGTCGAGGCCGACGAGAACCGCGTCCAGCTCACCCACGAGGCGCTGGTCCGGGCCTGGCCGCGGCTGCGGGAGTGGGTCGAGCTGGACCGGGCCGGCGCGCTGGTCCGCCAGCGCCTCGACGACGGCGGCCAGGAGTGGGAGAGCCACGGCCGCGACCCGTCCCTGCTCATCCGCGGCCAACGGCTGACCGGCGCGCGCGACTGGGTCGAGGCTGGCGGCCGGCGCCGGACCCTGGCCAGCCCGGCCGCCGAGTTCTACGACGCCTCCGTCGACCGGGAGCGCGCCGAGGCCGAGCAGGCCCGCCGGCGCACCCGGCGGCTGCGGTCCCTGGTGGCCGCGCTCACCGTGCTCGTCCTGGTCGCGACCGGCACGTCCGTGTTCGCCTTCAACCGCCGCGCCGCCGCGCGGACCGCCGAGAACGCGGCCGTGACCGCGAACGCGACCGCGCTGTCAGCGCACATCGCGGGTGTCGCCGAGACGGTGGCCGCCAACAACTCCGAGGTCGCCGCCCAGCTCGCGATCGCCGCGGACCGGACCGCCGACACGCCGGACGCGAAGACGGCGATCCTCGGCGCGTCGTCGCCGGTGCGGCTGCTGCACGCGCACGACGGCTCGATCGGCACGGTCGCCTGGAGCCCGAACGGCCGGGTGGTCGCCAGCGGGTCGGACGACGGCATGGTCAAGCTCTGGGACGTCACCCACCTGCCGGCCGTCCGCCCGCTCGGCGGCGAGCTGCGCCAGGGCGACGCCAAGAGCACCCACGCCGTGAAGTCGGTGACCTTCGACGACACCGGCCGGCTGCTCGCCGTCGGCACCGCCAACGGCGACGTCAAGATCTACACCGTCACCAACCCGGCGGCCCCAGTGCTGCGCGACACGCTGCCGACCGCGCCCCTCGACGGCGGTGGCGTGTTCGCCCTCGCCTTCGGCGCCCACGGCGACGTGCTGGCCGTCGGCGGCTACGGCGGTTCGGCGGTCCGGCTCTACGACGTCGGCGTGCCGGGCGCGCCCCGCCTGCTCAGCACGCTGAACGGCAGCGCCGAGCAGGTGCGAGCCCTGGCGTTCAACCCGGACGGCACGCTGCTGGTCACCGGCAGCGAGGACGGCTACGCCTACCTCTGGGACGTCACCGACGCGGCCAGCCCGCTCCAGCTGCAGACCCTGGCCACGCCGCCGGCCGCGACGGCGGCGACCTCGGACATCCGTGCCGTCGCCTTCAGCCCGACCGGCCGCGAGCTCGCCGTCGGTACCAGCTACGACGACGTCCTGCGGTTCACCGTCGACGGCAAGGCGGCCACCCCGGCGACGACGCTTGCTGCGAACAACACCCAGGTGTCGTCGCTGGGGTACGTCGACGGCCAGACCCTCGGGGTCGTCGAGGCCGGCGCGGGCGTCGGCCTGTCCCTCTTCCGCCCGGGCGAGTTCAGCTACCTGGTGCCGACGCCGACCAGCAAGAACGACGTCGCGGCCTTCTACACGCTGCCGCAGCCGTCGACGCCGTGGTCGTTCGCGGCCGACCCCCGCGACGACCACTGGATCGTCACCGCGGGCAGCGACGGCGCGCTGCGGTGGGCCCGCTGGAACGACGGGATCGCGGCCGGCGGCGAGGTCCCGCAGTTCCTCTTCCCCCGCTCGAACACCTCGATCGCGCTGGTGACCTCGCTGGACACGCTGGAGATCTACGACTTCGCGCCCGACCCCGGCCACCTGCCCGCTCCCACGCTGCGGACCGCGGCGGATCTCACCGCGGGCAGCGCCTATGCGCCCTTCGCGGGTGACCTCGCGGCACGGTCCGGGCTGCTCGCGGTCGCCGCCTCGGACCGGGTGACGCTCTGGGACGTCTCCGACGCCGCGATCGCCCGCTGGCCCAGCCGCACGCGCAGCGACCCGCCGGCCAAGATCGCGCCGCTGGCCAGCATCCCGCGGACCGCCGGCACCACCACGGACGTCACGCTCAGCCCCGACGGCCGGCGTCTGGCGATCGGCACACCGGGCGGCCTGGAGCTCTGGGACATCACCACGCGGACCGCGCCGAAGCTGATCGGCCGGCAGCCGGCGGCGCACAAGTCGACCGGGCTGGTGCGGGTCGCGTTCAGCCCGGACAGCAGGTGGCTCGCCTCGACGAGCAACGACAAGGTCCTCAAGATCTGGGACGTCGGGCGCGGTCTGGCCGGTGGCCCCACCGGGACGCTGACGCTGCCGGCCGGGCAGAACGCGGTGGCCTTCAGCCCGAAGGGCGCGATCGTCGCGCTCGGCGGCCAGGACAACCGGGTCCGCCTCGTCGACGTGGCCGACCCGGCCAGGCCCCGGGTCGCCGGCACGTCCACCAGCCAGGCGTTCCAGGTGCTCGCCATCATCTTCAGCCCGGACGGCCGGGCGCTGGTGGCCGGCGGCGCCGAGGACATCCGGGTCTGGGACGTGACCAACCCGGCCGACCCGCGTTGGACGCTGTCGCTCCCGGCGATCCGCGGGCTCAACTACCCGTTCACGTTCGCGTCGTTCCTCGGCGGCGGCCGGTACCTCGTGGTCGGGCGCAACTACGCCGTCGCGTCGCTCTACGACCTCGACATCGGCCAGGACCTGAACCGGCTGTGCGCGGGACTCGGGGACGTCATCACCCGGGAGGAATGGGACACCTACCTCAACGGCGTCCCCTACGCTCGCCCGTGCGGCGCCGCGTAG
- a CDS encoding protein-tyrosine phosphatase family protein, whose translation MAKLHTVHVSAPLSGVIRLPDGTHIRGRGQRDGLPDGPHPEHGLYLGRAGGIPRRSARPSGQPEDAATDGEAEWPAVWLDWPDFRTPRDPHAAAQAIGEAYLLARAGRRVEVACRGGTGRTGTVLACMAILAGHPAEDAVAWTRRHYRPRAVETPGQRRWVRWFAALTEAARPE comes from the coding sequence ATGGCCAAATTGCATACTGTGCACGTGAGCGCGCCGCTGAGCGGAGTCATCCGGCTGCCGGACGGCACCCACATCCGGGGGCGGGGCCAGCGGGACGGCCTGCCCGACGGGCCGCACCCGGAGCACGGCCTCTATCTGGGACGGGCGGGCGGGATTCCACGCCGGTCGGCGCGGCCGTCCGGCCAGCCCGAGGACGCGGCGACCGACGGCGAGGCCGAGTGGCCCGCGGTATGGCTCGACTGGCCGGACTTCCGCACCCCGCGCGACCCGCACGCCGCCGCCCAGGCGATCGGCGAGGCCTACCTGCTGGCCCGCGCCGGCCGCCGCGTCGAGGTCGCCTGCCGGGGCGGCACCGGCCGGACCGGCACCGTGCTCGCCTGCATGGCGATCCTCGCCGGTCACCCCGCCGAGGACGCGGTCGCCTGGACGCGTCGCCACTACCGGCCCCGCGCCGTCGAGACCCCCGGCCAGCGCCGCTGGGTCCGGTGGTTCGCCGCGCTCACCGAGGCCGCCCGGCCCGAGTGA
- a CDS encoding aldo/keto reductase, which produces MRYVTGLDAVKSSKKISKIGLGTWQFGSGNWGYGPDYARREAHQILRRALELGITVIDTAEIYGMGASERIVGAALRDAGEELAETAFLATKILPVVPVASVVEQRGLASARRLGVRRLDLYQMHQPNPVIKDGPAMRGMRGLREVGLIDHVGVSNYSLTRWQAAETALGGPVLSNQVEYSLVHRAPDEILIPYAQRAGRLIIAWSPLAQGLLSGRYDVTNQPAGKVRIGNPLFLTENLARVTPLLDVLREVAAAHDASCAQIALAWVIHNPCVIAIPGASSVAQLEANAAAAEIALSDDQFAALTDAAARFTPLTGPSAWAAIATQRIPQLSR; this is translated from the coding sequence ATGCGGTATGTGACAGGGCTTGACGCGGTCAAGAGCTCGAAGAAGATCTCGAAGATCGGGCTGGGAACCTGGCAGTTCGGGTCGGGGAACTGGGGCTACGGCCCGGACTACGCCCGTCGCGAGGCGCATCAGATCCTGCGGCGCGCGCTCGAGCTGGGGATCACCGTGATCGACACCGCGGAGATCTACGGGATGGGCGCGAGCGAGCGGATCGTCGGCGCCGCGCTGCGGGACGCCGGCGAGGAGCTCGCCGAGACCGCCTTCCTCGCGACGAAGATTCTCCCGGTCGTCCCGGTGGCCTCGGTCGTCGAGCAGCGCGGCCTCGCCAGCGCCCGGCGCCTCGGGGTCCGCCGGCTCGACCTCTACCAGATGCACCAGCCGAACCCGGTCATCAAGGACGGCCCGGCGATGCGCGGCATGCGCGGGCTGCGCGAGGTCGGGCTGATCGACCACGTCGGCGTCTCGAACTACTCGCTCACCCGCTGGCAGGCGGCCGAGACGGCGCTGGGCGGGCCGGTGCTGTCCAACCAGGTCGAGTACAGCCTGGTGCACCGGGCCCCGGACGAGATCCTGATCCCGTACGCCCAGCGGGCCGGCCGGCTGATCATCGCCTGGAGCCCGCTGGCGCAGGGCCTGCTCTCCGGCCGGTACGACGTGACGAACCAGCCCGCCGGCAAGGTCCGGATCGGCAACCCGCTGTTCCTGACCGAGAACCTGGCCAGGGTCACCCCGCTGCTGGACGTGCTGCGCGAGGTGGCGGCGGCGCACGACGCGAGCTGCGCGCAGATCGCGCTGGCCTGGGTGATCCACAACCCGTGCGTGATCGCGATCCCGGGCGCCTCCAGCGTGGCCCAGCTCGAAGCCAACGCCGCGGCCGCCGAGATCGCGCTCAGCGACGACCAGTTCGCCGCGCTCACCGACGCGGCGGCCCGGTTCACCCCGCTCACCGGCCCGTCGGCCTGGGCCGCCATCGCCACCCAGCGGATCCCGCAGCTCTCGCGCTGA
- a CDS encoding crotonase/enoyl-CoA hydratase family protein: MSPAEATEPLVLVEAEGAVLTVTLNRPAKRNATNAEVLCRLYDAWRQLDEDDSLRVAILTGTGSTFCAGMDLGEIIRLRQGVRDNEWIIRLQDDPGISLKAYLKRYRPTKPVILAVEGFARAGGTEILQGTDIRVAGESAVFGVTEVQRGLFPMAGSAVRLRRQIGYAVAAEMLLTGTDLTARRAHELGLINHVVPDGQALAKAREIADRIARNGPLAVRAILATLRETETLPEPDAFGIEERQGGAVMRSKDAVEGPVAFLEKREPVFTGT; the protein is encoded by the coding sequence GTGTCGCCCGCTGAGGCGACCGAGCCGCTGGTGCTCGTCGAGGCTGAGGGCGCCGTGCTGACGGTGACGTTGAACCGGCCGGCGAAGCGGAACGCCACCAACGCGGAGGTGCTCTGCCGGCTCTACGACGCCTGGCGCCAGCTCGACGAGGACGACTCGCTGCGGGTCGCGATCCTCACCGGGACGGGCAGCACGTTCTGTGCCGGCATGGACCTGGGCGAGATCATCCGGCTGCGCCAGGGCGTCCGGGACAACGAGTGGATCATCCGCCTGCAGGACGACCCGGGCATCTCGCTGAAGGCCTACCTGAAGCGGTACCGCCCGACGAAGCCGGTGATCCTGGCCGTCGAGGGCTTCGCCAGGGCCGGCGGCACGGAGATCCTGCAGGGCACGGACATCCGGGTCGCCGGCGAGAGCGCCGTGTTCGGGGTGACCGAGGTGCAGCGCGGGCTGTTCCCGATGGCGGGCTCGGCGGTCCGGCTGCGCCGCCAGATCGGCTACGCCGTCGCCGCGGAGATGCTGCTGACCGGCACGGACCTGACCGCGCGGCGCGCCCACGAGCTCGGCCTGATCAACCACGTCGTGCCGGACGGGCAGGCCCTGGCCAAGGCCCGCGAGATCGCCGACCGGATCGCCCGCAACGGCCCGCTGGCGGTGCGCGCCATCCTCGCGACCCTGCGCGAGACGGAGACACTGCCCGAGCCGGACGCCTTCGGCATCGAGGAGCGCCAGGGCGGCGCCGTCATGCGCTCGAAGGACGCCGTGGAGGGCCCGGTCGCCTTCCTGGAGAAGCGCGAACCCGTCTTCACTGGTACCTAG
- a CDS encoding serine/threonine-protein kinase gives MAFEREEALLHGVYEITEVLGSGAFSVVLGGRHRDIGQLVAIKRIDGRNPDLPAGARAELAGRLRAEARLLTNLRHPHLVEVYNFESDGELHLLVMERLHETLGGYFGRASRTIYDACAAGVAVGAALGVAHARGVVHRDIKPHNVLVATDGTFKVADFGIAKILGSGEGRSTNVATPSYAPPEQLDGGQVSPASDVYALGVTLYELLTGAPPFRGDLAELRRAHREEPPPPLTGRVAAPIADVVLRALRKDPAERQRTGREFAAELFAATAGLYGPDWPARAAVPVYTDPRLRSPATPDSSGLSLPDHAGTATRPLDPADQRTSAPASPSAELAEPERRADPDAATATPPATPVPPPRRGGSGTDQPAGAPFVVVLADGRHGPLGATGTRSRTGPRLPGRRRAAPLPVVVPGAHGLAVGPDGAVYVSVPARHVVLRIGPDAGAWPVLGTGEAGFSGDTGSASRSRIDTPTGLAVGPDGALFVADSGNGLIRRVDVGADLVETVAGGAARARPDGAEPRRWTSLDPAELVLRGPRGLTVDAAGRLLIADTGNHRVLRIGLPLAGAAPAAAAPASAPPASAPPASAPPAGGHAGGGRAAGGPAADQVRAEWLAGGGQPGDSGDGGPAARARLLRPSAVLATPDGRVLIADTGNGRVRAVTLAGQLLTVTGGRYQAPGDPLTTSWDGTGPRLTAPASLAVTARGQLVVADSVAGRLTVLALDGAAGQAPAGRAGGPTATRPRPVPAAAAPWPSSSGPHALAVWPAGDGETILATGAADGRITVLRPDGTVGALAATGPR, from the coding sequence GTGGCGTTCGAGCGTGAAGAAGCGCTGTTGCACGGGGTCTACGAGATCACCGAGGTGCTCGGCAGCGGGGCGTTCAGCGTCGTGCTCGGCGGGCGGCACCGGGACATCGGGCAGCTGGTCGCCATCAAGCGCATCGACGGGCGCAACCCGGACCTGCCGGCCGGCGCCCGCGCGGAACTCGCCGGCCGCCTGCGCGCCGAGGCCCGGCTGCTGACGAACCTGCGCCACCCGCATCTGGTCGAGGTCTACAACTTCGAGAGCGACGGCGAGCTGCACCTGCTCGTCATGGAGCGCCTGCACGAGACGCTCGGCGGCTACTTCGGCCGGGCCAGCCGCACGATCTACGACGCCTGCGCCGCCGGGGTCGCCGTCGGCGCGGCCCTCGGGGTGGCGCACGCCCGCGGCGTCGTGCACCGCGACATCAAGCCGCACAACGTGCTCGTCGCGACCGACGGCACCTTCAAGGTCGCCGACTTCGGCATCGCCAAGATCCTCGGCTCCGGCGAGGGGAGGAGCACGAACGTCGCCACCCCGTCCTACGCCCCGCCGGAGCAGCTCGACGGCGGTCAGGTCTCGCCGGCCAGCGACGTCTACGCGCTCGGCGTCACGCTGTACGAGCTGCTCACCGGGGCGCCCCCGTTCCGCGGCGACCTCGCCGAGCTGCGCCGGGCGCACCGGGAGGAACCGCCGCCGCCGCTCACCGGCCGGGTGGCGGCGCCGATCGCGGACGTCGTCCTGCGGGCGCTGCGCAAGGACCCCGCCGAGCGGCAGCGGACCGGCCGGGAGTTCGCGGCCGAGCTGTTCGCCGCGACCGCCGGCCTCTACGGCCCGGACTGGCCAGCCCGCGCGGCCGTCCCGGTCTACACCGACCCACGGCTGCGCTCTCCCGCGACGCCCGACTCGTCAGGACTGTCCCTGCCCGACCACGCTGGCACCGCCACCCGGCCGCTCGACCCGGCGGACCAGCGGACGTCGGCACCGGCGTCTCCGAGCGCGGAACTCGCCGAACCCGAGCGGCGGGCGGACCCGGACGCCGCGACGGCCACGCCGCCCGCCACCCCCGTTCCCCCGCCGAGGCGTGGCGGCTCCGGCACCGACCAGCCGGCCGGCGCGCCGTTCGTGGTCGTGCTCGCCGACGGGCGGCACGGCCCGCTCGGCGCCACCGGGACCCGCTCGCGTACCGGGCCGCGGCTGCCCGGGCGGCGTCGGGCCGCGCCGCTGCCCGTCGTCGTGCCGGGCGCGCACGGCCTCGCGGTCGGGCCGGACGGCGCGGTCTACGTCAGCGTCCCGGCCCGCCACGTCGTGCTGCGGATCGGGCCGGATGCCGGCGCGTGGCCGGTGCTCGGCACCGGCGAGGCGGGCTTCTCCGGCGACACCGGCTCCGCCAGCCGCTCCCGGATCGACACCCCGACCGGCCTCGCCGTCGGCCCGGACGGCGCGCTGTTCGTGGCCGACAGCGGCAACGGCCTGATCCGGCGGGTCGACGTCGGCGCCGACCTGGTCGAGACAGTCGCCGGCGGCGCGGCCAGGGCCCGGCCGGACGGCGCGGAGCCGCGCCGCTGGACCAGCCTCGACCCGGCGGAGCTCGTCCTGCGCGGCCCCCGTGGCCTCACCGTCGATGCCGCCGGGCGCCTCCTGATCGCCGACACCGGCAACCACCGAGTGCTGCGGATCGGCCTTCCCTTGGCCGGCGCCGCACCGGCCGCTGCCGCGCCAGCCAGTGCCCCGCCAGCCAGTGCCCCGCCAGCCAGTGCCCCGCCGGCCGGCGGGCACGCGGGCGGCGGGCGGGCCGCTGGTGGGCCGGCGGCCGATCAGGTCCGCGCCGAGTGGCTGGCCGGCGGCGGGCAGCCCGGCGACTCCGGCGACGGCGGCCCGGCGGCCAGGGCCCGGCTGCTGCGCCCGTCGGCGGTGCTCGCGACGCCGGACGGGCGGGTCCTGATCGCGGACACCGGCAACGGCCGCGTCCGCGCCGTCACCCTCGCCGGACAGCTGCTCACCGTCACCGGCGGCCGGTACCAGGCGCCGGGCGACCCGCTGACCACTTCCTGGGACGGCACCGGACCACGGCTGACGGCACCCGCCTCGCTCGCCGTGACGGCGCGGGGCCAGCTGGTCGTCGCGGACAGCGTGGCCGGCCGGCTGACAGTCCTCGCGCTGGACGGCGCGGCTGGTCAGGCGCCGGCCGGCCGCGCCGGCGGGCCGACCGCCACCCGGCCGAGGCCCGTGCCCGCCGCCGCGGCCCCGTGGCCGTCGTCCTCGGGGCCCCACGCGCTGGCGGTCTGGCCAGCCGGCGACGGAGAAACGATCCTGGCGACCGGCGCGGCGGACGGCCGGATCACGGTGCTGCGCCCGGACGGCACCGTCGGCGCGCTCGCGGCCACCGGCCCCCGCTGA
- the fdhD gene encoding formate dehydrogenase accessory sulfurtransferase FdhD yields the protein MGRASTRRRVVRVTVGAAPDQRVDTVAGEEPLELRLAGRSLAVTMRTPGDDMDLAVGFLVGEGLIGSGDDVRAMRYCAGTDDDGRQTYNVLDLVLDPAVPEPDLAAAARSFYMTSSCGLCGKASIEAIRLRSRYAVADDPLRIEAATLAGLPAALRRAQRLFATTGGLHAAALVDEQGRLELVREDVGRHNAVDKVVGAAARAGLLPLRGRVLLVSGRASFELTQKALLAGIPLLAAVSAPSALAVDLAAESGMTLVGFLRGDSMNVYAGAERVVSVTSRPEIGAHPAR from the coding sequence ATGGGACGGGCGAGCACGCGGCGGCGGGTGGTGCGGGTGACCGTGGGGGCCGCGCCGGACCAGCGGGTCGACACGGTCGCGGGCGAGGAGCCGCTGGAGCTGCGGCTGGCGGGCAGGTCGCTCGCCGTCACCATGCGCACGCCCGGGGACGACATGGACCTCGCGGTCGGCTTCCTCGTCGGCGAGGGGCTGATCGGCTCCGGCGACGACGTGCGGGCGATGCGGTACTGCGCGGGCACCGATGACGACGGCCGCCAGACGTACAACGTGCTCGATCTGGTGCTTGACCCCGCGGTGCCCGAGCCGGACCTGGCCGCCGCTGCCCGCTCGTTCTACATGACGAGCTCGTGCGGGCTGTGCGGCAAGGCGAGCATCGAGGCGATCCGGCTGCGCTCCCGGTACGCCGTCGCCGACGACCCGCTGCGGATCGAGGCCGCGACGCTGGCCGGCCTGCCCGCGGCGCTGCGCCGGGCGCAGCGGCTGTTCGCGACGACCGGCGGGCTGCACGCCGCCGCGCTCGTGGACGAACAGGGGCGTCTCGAGCTGGTCCGGGAGGACGTCGGCCGGCACAACGCCGTCGACAAGGTCGTCGGCGCCGCCGCCAGGGCCGGGCTGCTGCCGCTGCGCGGGAGGGTGCTGCTGGTCAGCGGCCGGGCGTCGTTCGAGCTGACCCAGAAGGCGCTGCTGGCCGGGATCCCGCTGCTCGCCGCGGTGTCGGCGCCGTCGGCGCTCGCGGTGGACCTCGCGGCCGAGAGCGGGATGACGCTCGTCGGCTTCCTGCGCGGCGACTCGATGAACGTCTACGCCGGCGCCGAGCGGGTCGTCAGCGTGACCAGTCGTCCCGAAATCGGCGCACATCCCGCCAGATGA